The following proteins come from a genomic window of Diprion similis isolate iyDipSimi1 chromosome 8, iyDipSimi1.1, whole genome shotgun sequence:
- the LOC124409377 gene encoding prostaglandin reductase 1-like: MVIAKKYVLAKHFEGEPKVSDLAIVDEELPVLKEEEYLIQAEFLSVDPYMRVYTQRYPVGITMIGRQIGKIIASKNKDYPVGKRVVANVGWRTHTIIDPNSKEHFGQPPYVLPDFGTLPASLGLGVLGRPGNTAYFGLVEICQPKAGETLVVSGAAGAVGSHVGQIGKILGLRVIGIAGSDAKCKWLKEELGFDHAINYKTQDITAALEKAAPHKVDCYFDNVGGEISNIVMNQMNNFGRVSVCGSISSYNAQSDALPKCSVVQKMVVTLQLRIEGFIVSRWDHRLMEGIEQNYQWVKEEKLKYRETVTEGFENTFEAFAGMLQGKNSGKAIVKV, translated from the exons ATggttattgcaaaaaaatacgtCTTGGCAAAACACTTCGAGGGAGAGCCGAAGGTATCAGACTTGGCTATTGTCGATGAAGAATTACCTGTTCTCAAAGAAGAAG aATATCTTATCCAAGCTGAGTTCTTATCTGTTGATCCGTACATGAGGGTGTACACACAGCGGTACCCAGTGGGAATCACGATGATTGGACGTCAAATTGGTAAGATAATAGCATCGAAAAATAAAGACTATCCAGTTGGCAAACGAGTTGTTGCTAATGTGGGCTGGCGTACACACACTATCATTGATCCAAATTCTAAGGAGCACTTTGGTCAGCCACCATATGTGTTGCCTGATTTTGGTACCCTACCCGCGTCCTTAGGCCTCGGAGTATTGGGCAGGCCAGG CAACACCGCTTACTTTGGATTAGTTGAAATCTGTCAGCCCAAAGCTGGGGAAACACTCGTTGTAAGTGGTGCAGCTGGTGCAGTTGGCTCTCATGTGGGACAGATTGGTAAGATTCTTGGATTAAGGGTGATTGGGATTGCGGGCTCTGATGCAAAGTGCAAATGGCTCAAGGAAGAACTTGGATTCGATCATGCTATCAATTACAAAACCCAAGATATTACAGCAGCTCTGGAGAAAGCTGCTCCTCACAAAGTTGACTGCTACTTCGACAAT gTCGGCGGAGAGATCTCTAATATTGTAATGAATCAAATGAACAATTTCGGTCGTGTATCAGTATGTGGAAGTATTTCCTCATACAATGCTCAGAGTGATGCTCTCCCAAAGTGTTCTGTTGTTCAGAAAATGGTTGTCACCTTACAATTGAGGATAGAAGGATTTATAGTGAGCCGTTGGGATCATCGTTTAATGGAGGGTATTGAGCAGAATTATCAATGGGTGAAGGAAGAAAAGTTGAAGTACCGTGAAACAGTCACTGAAGGATTTGAAAATACGTTCGAAGCATTCGCTGGAATGCTGCAAGGAAAAAATAGTGGAAAGGCTATTGTTAAAGTTTGA
- the LOC124409379 gene encoding prostaglandin reductase 1-like, whose protein sequence is MVITKKYVLTKHFEGEPKRSDLTLVEEKLPALKTGEFLIRAEFLSIDPGVRAYEPRLPLGATIIGFQIAEIVTSKNRAYPVGKRVVASVGWQTYTVLNANFGTHHDQFLYILPDFDGLPISLGLGVLGMPGNSAYFPVIEILQPKAGETLVVSGAAGAVGSHVGQIGKIRGLQVIGIAGSDAKCKWLTEELGFNHAINYKTQNVAEVLKQVAPDKIDCYFDNVGGDISSIVLNQMNTGGRVAVCGSISTYNADIEELPKTNIIQPAVLNSQLKLEGFLVVRWRNRWMEGIEQNLKWIKQDKLKYRETITIGFENMLDAFLGVLRGENIGKAIVKV, encoded by the exons ATGGTGATTACCAAGAAATATGTGTTGACAAAACATTTCGAAGGCGAGCCCAAGCGGTCGGATTTGACTTTGGTGGAAGAGAAGTTACCTGCTCTAAAGACTGGAG aatttcttaTCAGAGCAGAGTTTTTATCCATTGATCCGGGTGTGAGAGCATATGAACCTAGACTTCCACTGGGTGCCACGATTATTGGATTCCAGATTGCTGAAATTGTAACGTCTAAAAACAGGGCTTATCCGGTTGGAAAACGTGTTGTTGCCAGTGTTGGTTGGCAAACGTACACTGTGCTCAATGCGAATTTCGGTACCCACCATGATCAGTTTCTTTACATACTGCCTGACTTCGACGGATTACCCATATCCTTGGGACTGGGAGTGTTGGGTATGCCAGG AAACTCTGCCTATTTCCCAGTCATCGAAATCTTGCAACCAAAGGCTGGTGAAACTCTAGTTGTAAGTGGTGCAGCGGGAGCAGTCGGATCCCATGTTGGTCAAATCGGCAAGATTCGTGGATTGCAAGTAATCGGAATTGCCGGATCAGATGCAAAATGTAAATGGCTCACAGAAGAACTGGGATTTAACCATGCCATTAATTACAAAACTCAAAATGTTGCCGAGGTTTTGAAACAAGTTGCACCGGACAAAATCGACTGCTACTTTGACAAT GTCGGAGGAGATATATCGAGCATTGTACTTAATCAAATGAATACTGGTGGTCGTGTTGCGGTTTGCGGCAGTATATCCACATACAATGCAGATATTGAAGAGTTACCCAAAACTAATATCATTCAGCCTGCTGTACTGAATTCCCAATTAAAACTGGAAGGATTTTTAGTGGTGCGTTGGAGGAATCGATGGATGGAGGGTATTGAACAGAATCTTAAATGGATAAAGCAAGATAAGCTGAAATATCGCGAAACAATTACAATTGGATTTGAGAACATGCTTGATGCATTCCTCGGGGTGTTGCGAGgagaaaatattggaaaagcTATTGTCAAAGTGTAA
- the LOC124409370 gene encoding rapamycin-insensitive companion of mTOR: protein MASWMIRGRSSRSNRSHKSHPDAEDNSVQLDLSKDIKENVQEVLTNLCQRQGISNVRKLAYLNAIVKFISENDLVEYGYCTKELFCCLRIGLINEATQVRAAALRAVRYMLKKEQDVITLNKLQYPYLVARSMDLNLRNEIERIQALRLVRRILLLAPKHFSPGLARSLISLTNGGVEEKDPIFRAFLAAVCELGVLNSDLLISCGGVGALTRAAMTGQSPAITESVVGVLLKLLGNPETRNGVSLLCLAAPYCELHSTGIERTKEEREQRFAASKLALLSVLRSYTGIIHFCHPNDSSGLRAIAGILYVEQLEVRGAVLELLYELLGLPLPAWTDEPDVALAAVDPSRTRDSWKLSEGFVAAEGRSILPPLSRHRPNIVELHLALLVYALLECGLHKALAETIVTSDTFISVRAAVLLGALLHLAHALLPPEACDLTPPLPNLLEHASAGRHQALAAVAILGRMHTVMRRRPAPASLFLDRVLQAGTWLRPTLPRRQRPTSRHWLRRESPTTPLLRDAHVITFKDALAWNWPVVRSILRSRDDALRKLQDSDHRLFVKRLVRYFKPSCNQYSRVELGINAVLAREATLAGCDLINCLLELHEPEGNQLLAELVGDVAEQITAITSMQSAHDCLFSPRHMSTTCCQKYFLFLGQLSHSAKGTVVLNRFNLLEKLQNLALATNHDCYVKLITSSLDYSNEGIPRKVFSKIIVEAQLESTRLYATHFLRVILRAQLLDAHQWAIGLLWGRLKDASKTVALAALEALHEACDEVENLEVLFRQRQDNTNWANWMDHLGDRGYLLKIRLYSLHSIFGSLSSPTDELEKWITPGGFSERYVGLVDGEIHDSLTRRQRGENGTYHRRSSQNLPQTHDVFIPPHLIGQLVQHDAGIELLLRRNVLHRFVHIMLRFRMECGNMKLDLKSKSNRGNRLVLDDGHILSTESGTDDTLESSRLETIIDSEDIEQIDVPWRTSSPCKSWKAESLVEFRRKSSYDESLRSTPEQSWKGDTFTRDDHSADVDSRIMKVKSALWALGHAGTSVMGVELLNNLGIIGVIVSMAESCPHYSIRATAMYALSLIATTQSGADVLLTYDWPCVRHKRGEQWPIVPPRSPYPMPSPLPLHRHHRSLSDGKPELPEPVVHRSRNRSESAATDLEARRYPFLDRGDTPSPIASTAGFSQHDADGYARVRSFQRHYRQSYSRSSLEMYSVDERLSVLSIADSEPPRSWIPDHTVTQTPPPENGLTNQCYMGICLPRTLTAIFPDPPKPVPSTFSEDVSKQEDDIPRTSDESASGNQTEAEHSRICLVCDSKMIVKSQENEEGETKLNREILRHVERLANPVWYRNSRQALLRLRQQCPEKFQGTCLFSDVGARLASGTYRLQARQFLQELFLDSSFDALYTEPLSILKIPIGTEENPVHSIKSQLPVENVHKNPVLVSPENRLNGRSHYPDSQLDTLPIVTEETSAESQTSLTGGRSKNTSSRIDLRSDEKIIAEILKPEERIRISKSSDKLLKITNTSTAFSLD from the exons ATGGCTAGTTGGATGATTCGTGGAAGGAGTTCACGGTCTAATAGATCTCATAAAA GTCATCCTGATGCCGAAGACAATTCCGTGCAACTGGATCTGTCAAAAG ATATAAAGGAAAATGTACAAGAGGTATTAACGAATCTATGTCAACGCCAAGGAATATCCAACGTAAGAAAATTAGCTTATCTAAATGCCATTGTGAAATTCATCAGCGAGAATGATCTTGTGGAATATGGCTACTGTACTAAGGAATTATTTTGTTG tcTTCGTATTGGACTTATCAATGAAGCCACACAAGTCCGTGCAGCAGCTTTACGTGCAGTGCGATATATGCTTAAAAAAGAGCAGGATGTTATTACGCTGAATAAACTACAATATCCATACTTGGTTGCCCGAAGTATGGATTTAAATTTaaggaatgaaattgaaaggaTACAGGCGCTAAGACTAGTCAGACGAATCTTACTATTAGCCCCTAAGCACTTCAGCCCCGGACTTGCCAGGTCTTTAATAAGTTTGACAAATGGGGGTGTAGAAGAAAAGGATCCGATATTTCGTGCCTTTCTGGCAGCTGTGTGCGAACTAGGTGTATTAAACTCAGATTTATTAATAAGTTGTGGTGGTGTTGGAGCCCTAACAAGAGCTGCTATGACTGGACAGAGTCCAGCGATTACAGAGTCTGTAGTCGGTGTTCTTTTAAAATTACTGGGAAACCCAGAGACGAGAAATGGAGTATCTTTACTGTGTCTTGCTGCACCTTATTGCGAACTCCATTCAACCGGTATTGAGAGAACAAAGGAAGAACGAGAACAAAGATTTGCAGCGAGCAAGCTGGCTTTGTTAAGTGTTTTACGGTCATATACTGGTATAATACACTTCTGTCATCCAAATGATAGTTCTGGACTTAGAGCAATTGCTGGTATTCTGTATGTGGAGCAACTGGAAGTGCGTGGTGCTGTACTTGAGCTGCTCTACGAATTACTCGGACTTCCACTTCCTGCATGGACAGACGAACCAGATGTCGCGTTAGCCGCAGTTGACCCAAGTCGCACACGAGATTCTTGGAAGCTTTCTGAAGGATTTGTGGCGGCCGAAGGCAGATCCATACTACCACCACTTTCCAGACATAGACCTAATATTGTCGAGTTGCACTTGGCACTGTTGGTATACGCCCTGCTTGAGTGTGGCCTTCACAAAGCTCTTGCAGAGACTATTGTGACTTCGGATACCTTTATATCTGTACGAGCCGCTGTACTATTAGGAGCATTACTACATTTAGCTCACGCACTACTTCCTCCAGAAGCTTGTGATCTTACTCCGCCATTGCCAAATTTACTGGAACATGCTAGCGCGGGTAGACATCAAGCTTTAGCAGCTGTTGCAATTCTGGGAAGAATGCATACAGTTATGAGACGGAGACCGGCACCTGCTAGTCTCTTTCTCGATCGAGTATTACAAGCAGGCACTTGGTTGAGGCCTACTTTGCCTCGGCGGCAAAGACCTACTAGTCGACATTGGCTGCGAAGGGAATCCCCTACGACACCCCTTCTGAGAGATGCTCATGTAATCACCTTCAAGGATGCACTGGCATGGAATTGGCCTGTTGTACGTTCCATATTACGCTCTAGAGACGACGCCCTGCGCAAGCTGCAAGACTCTGATCACAGACTATTTGTCAAGCGTTTGGTTCGTTACTTCAAACCTTCCTGTAATCAATACAGTCGAGTAGAATTGGGAATAAATGCCGTATTGGCAAGAGAAGCGACGTTGGCAGGATGCGACTTAATCAACTGTCTACTTGAACTCCATGAGCCTGAGGGTAACCAGTTACTCGCTGAACTTGTTGGTGACGTCGCAGAGCAAATAACAGCTATTACATCAATGCAATCTGCTCACGACTGCTTATTTTCACCAAGACACATGTCAACGACCTGTTGTCAAAAGTATTTTCTATTCCTTGGTCAATTAAGTCATTCTGCCAAAGGAACAGTCGTCTTAAATCGGTttaatttacttgaaaaactgcaaaaccTTGCACTTGCGACAAATCACGACTGTTATGTAAAATTGATAACGTCCAGTCTGGATTACTCTAACGAAGGTATACCGCGTAAGGTATTTAGTAAAATAATTGTTGAAGCACAGCTTGAAAGTACAAGGCTTTATGCAACTCACTTTTTGCGtgtaatattaagagctcaactATTAGATGCTCATCAATGGGCAATCGGACTTCTCTGGGGTAGATTGAAAGATGCAAGTAAAACTGTGGCCTTAGCTGCATTGGAGGCGTTACATGAAGCTTGTgatgaagtcgaaaatttggaAGTACTTTTTCGGCAACGACAAGATAACACAAATTGGGCTAATTGGATGGACCATTTGGGAGACCGTGGATATTTGTTAAAGATCAGGCTTTACTCATTGCATTCTATCTTTGGTAGTCTATCTTCTCCAACTGACGAATTAGAAAAGTGGATAACTCCTGGTGGGTTTTCTGAAAGATATGTTGGACTAGTTGACGGGGAGATACATGATTCTCTTACACGCCGCCAAAGAGGAGAAAATGGTACTTATCATAGGAGATCTAGTCAAAATCTCCCTCAAACACATGACGTTTTTATTCCACCCCATTTAATTGGCCAACTGGTACAGCATGATGCAGGAATAGAGTTGCTGTTGCGGCGCAACGTGCTTCATCGATTTGTTCACATAATGTTGAGATTTCGTATGGAATGTGGTAACATGAAACTtgatttgaaatcaaaaaGTAACAGAGGAAACCGTTTGGTCCTTGATGACGGACACATACTATCAACTGAATCAGGTACAGATGACACATTGGAATCGAGTCGTTTGGAAACGATCATTGACTCGGAGGATATAGAACAGATAGATGTTCCTTGGAGAACATCATCTCCATGTAAATCTTGGAAGGCAGAGTCTTTGGTCGAGTTTAGGCGAAAATCAAGTTACGATGAGTCATTGCGAAGCACCCCTGAACAAAGCTGGAAAGGAGATACTTTTACTCGAGATGATCATTCAGCTGATGTTGATAGTAGAATAATGAAGGTGAAATCGGCATTATGGGCTCTGGGACATGCAGGAACGTCTGTGATGGGTGTCGAATTATTGAACAATTTGGGAATTATAGGTGTAATCGTGTCAATGGCCGAGTCCTGCCCCCATTATTCGATTCGTGCAACAGCGATGTACGCGCTCAGCTTAATTGCAACAACACAATCTGGTGCAGATGTATTATTAACTTATGATTGGCCTTGTGTTAGACACAAGCGTGGAGAACAATGGCCAATCGTTCCTCCTCGTAGTCCATATCCTATGCCAAGTCCTCTCCCATTACACCGGCACCACCGAAGTCTAAGTGATGGCAAACCAGAATTACCAGAGCCTGTAGTCCACAGGAGTAGGAATCGCTCGGAAAGTGCTGCTACAGATCTGGAGGCTCGACGCTACCCATTTCT GGACCGAGGAGATACACCAAGTCCCATTGCAAGCACAGCAGGATTTAGTCAGCATGATGCAGATGGTTATGCTCGTGTCCGAAGTTTTCAACGTCACTATAGGCAGAGCTACTCTCGAAGCAGCCTTGAG ATGTACAGTGTGGACGAACGCTTATCAGTACTTAGTATCGCTGATTCGGAGCCACCTCGAAGTTGGATACCAGATCATACAGTTACTCAAACACCACCTCCTGAAAATGGACTAACGAATCAGTGTTACATGGGGATTTGTTTACCAAGAACATTGACAGCCATTTTTCCAGACCCTCCTAAACCAGTTCCTTCAACATTTTCCGAAGATGTCTCTAAACAAGAAGATGACATACCTAGAACTAGCGATGAATCAGCCTCTGGTAATCAAACAGAAGCAGAACACAGTCGTATATGTTTAGTTTGCGATAGTAAAATGATTGTAAAAAGCCAGGAAAATGAAGAGGGTGAAACAAAATTGAACAG GGAAATTTTGAGGCACGTCGAACGTCTTGCAAATCCTGTTTGGTATAGGAACAGTCGGCAGGCACTGCTCAGATTGAGGCAGCAGTGTCCTGAGAAATTCCAG GGTACCTGCCTCTTCTCAGATGTTGGGGCACGTTTAGCTAGTGGTACCTACAGATTGCAAGCTCGGCAATTTCTTCAAGAATTGTTTCTCGATTCCTCTTTTGATGCT CTTTATACTGAACCATTGAGTATACTGAAAATTCCAATTGGCACTGAAGAAAATCCAGTCCATTCAATAAAATCGCAATTGCCCGTTGAAAATGTCCACAAGAATCCAGTGTTGGTATCACCGGAAAACAGGCTCAACGGTCGGTCGCATTACCCTGATTCACAATTGGACACTCTTCCGATTGTGACTGAAGAAACGAGCGCCGAATCGCAAACATCATTAACAGGTGGGAGAAGTAAGAATACATCTAGCCGAATAGACTTGCgtagtgatgaaaaaatcattgctGAGATTTTGAAACCAGAGGAGAGGATACGAATATCTAAGAGTTCCGACAAGTTattaaaaatcacaaataCCAGTACTGCCTTCAGCCTTGATTAA
- the LOC124409373 gene encoding translation initiation factor eIF-2B subunit gamma — MWHRKEFQAVVLAGSKGSRMTELTAGRAKCLLPIGNFPMIFYPLKLLECTGFMEVIVVAPEDLKNEIASAIEDMGLRTKIDLVGIPGGDDLGTADILRSIHEKFYTDVVVVSCDLVTCVDLTAIFDSYRTHSASITALLFQVPTVPDKFINPGPRSKVKPEKDLIGIDKETGRLIFLASASDFEETINISRKLYKKHMDFQIHSKLLDAHLYVIRKWVLDYLVTDKSISSIKGELLPYIIKKQLAASNNPKKMEKNTSIIGKNTKKDVFQFAMENPWDKRHKPLCVLIAEMSAFNDHSTNLESAYNGDLIKCYAVIESNQFGARANNVQMYALANKIINEDWFFMDEVPLIKPSEEPVIKSNQVVNCRINKKVVINEKTSLKDTYIDTNSVIETKTRVLNSILMENVVIKEGCVISNCILCNDSVVEKGCELNHCIVGANHTVPAGSRYSDEVLTDIDNLMEI; from the exons ATGTGGCACCGAAAGGAATTTCAAGCCGTAGTCCTTGCTGGAAGCAAAGGATCCCGAATGACAGAACTGACAGCTGGTCGAGCCAAATGCTTGTTGCCAATTGGAAATTTTCCCATGATCTTCTATCCTCTAAAACTTTTAGAATGTACTGGGTTTATGGAAGTCATTGTTGTGGCACCAGAAgacttaaaaaatgaaatagcgTCAGCCATAGAAGACATGGGTTTAAGAACTAAAATTGATTTGGTTGGAATCCCAGGTGGGGATGATTTAGGTACTGCCGACATCCTCCGATCAATCCACGAGAAGTTCTACACAGACGTTGTTGTTGTATCCTGCGACTTGGTCACGTGTGTTGATTTAACTGCAATTTTCGATTCTTATAGAACTCATTCAGCGAGCATTACTGCTCTGCTGTTCCAAGTTCCTACTGTTCCTGACAAATTTATTAATCCTGGACCAAGGAGCAAAGTGAAACCAGAGAAAGATTTGATCGGAATAGACAAAGAAACTGgtcgtttaatttttcttgccTCTGCATCAGATTTTGAAGAAACGATTAATATATCAAGAAAACTCTACAAGAAACATATGGATTTCCAAATCCACTCAAAACTTTTGGATGCGCACTTATATGTCATCCGTAAATGGGTTTTGGATTATCTTGTTACTGACAA gaGCATCAGCTCTATTAAAGGCGAATTATTGCCATATATTATCAAGAAACAATTAGCAGCATCAAACAACcccaaaaaaatggaaaaaaatacatctaTCATAGGAAAAAACACTAAGAAAGATGTATTTCAATTTGCAATGGAAAACCCTTGGGATAAACGCCACAAACCTTTATGTGTTTTGATTGCTGAAATGTCAGCATTTAATGACCACTCGACAAATTTGGAAAGTGCTTATAACGGAGATTTGATAAAGTGTTATGCCGTCATTGAAAGTAATCAATTTGGAGCTAGGGCAAATAACGTGCAGATGTATGCTCTGGCAAACAAAATA ATTAATGAAGATTGGTTTTTTATGGATGAGGTGCCACTAATAAAACCTTCTGAAGAACCAGTGATCAAAAGCAACCAAGTTGTAAATTGCCGGATTAATAAAAAAGTAGTTATCAATGAAAAGACATCACTAAAGGACACTTACATTGATACAAATTCAGTTATAGAAACGAAAACAAGGGTTTTAAACTCCATCCTGATGGAAAACGTGGTGATCAAAGAAGG atgcgTAATTAGCAATTGCATATTGTGCAATGACAGTGTAgtcgaaaaaggctgcgagCTAAATCATTGTATAGTAGGAGCCAATCATACGGTACCAGCTGGTAGTCGGTATTCTGATGAAGTTTTGACTGATATTGATAATCTAATGGAAATTTAA
- the LOC124408532 gene encoding 60S ribosomal protein L37 codes for MTKGTSSFGKRRNKTHTLCRRCGRSSYHIQKSQCAQCGYPQRKMRSYNWSIKAKRRKTTGTGRMRHLKIVRRKFKNGFREGVPKPKAVAAK; via the exons ATG aCGAAGGGAACATCCAGCTTTGGTAAAAGGCGTAATAAGACGCACACTCTGTGCAGGAGATGTGGACGTAGCTCATACCACATCCAAAAGTCGCAATGCGCTCAGTGTGGATATCCTCAGAGAAAGATGCGATCAT ataacTGGTCAATCAAAGCCAAAAGGAGGAAGACTACTGGAACAGGCCGCATGCGTCACCTTAAGATCGTTCGACGCAAGTTCAA GAACGGCTTCAGGGAAGGTGTACCCAAGCCCAAGGCTGTTGCTGCCAAGTAA
- the LOC124409332 gene encoding mpv17-like protein 2, with amino-acid sequence MGILGKLFGKYLLVTNTVSCGLMMGFGDLFQQGHEHWKQRSRNESLSSQRGKSLQLDTETKRDNEINSITLPDIDDNDKKYVHDYIRTKNMITVGSIQGPFHHYFYAILERTIPKKDAVSLVKKILADQLIASPACLAIFFCGLGVLEHNEMGSIQNEVALKFLDTWKIDWCFWPPVQFINFLLVPIQYRVIYTNLMTMIYDTFLSYIRYDAEYD; translated from the exons ATGGGTATACTTGGAAAGTTGTTTG GAAAGTACCTGTTAGTAACAAATACTGTGAGTTGCGGTTTAATGATGGGATTCGGCGATCTTTTCCAACAGGGACATGAGCATTGGAAACAACGCAGCAGGAACGAAAGCCTTTCCTCACAGAGGGGAAAGTCGTTACAGCTTGATACAGAAACTAAAAGAGATAATGAAATAAACTCAATCACTCTACCTGATATTgacgataatgataaaaaatatgtccACGATTACATACGAACTAAAAATATGATTACAGTAGGCAGTATACAGGGTCCATTTCATCACTACTTTTATGCAATATTAGAACgtacgattccaaaaaaagaTGCAGTTTCCTTAGTCAAGAAAATACTTGCAGACCAATTGATCGCCAGCCCTGCAtgtcttgcaatttttttctgtggtCTTGGAGTTCTGGAGCATAATGAAATGGGAAGTATCCAGAATGAAGttgcattaaaatttttggatacCTGGAAG ATTGACTGGTGCTTCTGGCCTCCTgtacaatttattaatttcttacTGGTTCCTATACAGTATCGTGTGATCTATACAAATCTAATGACTATGATCTACGACACATTTTTATCGTATATAAGATAC GATGCAGAATACGACTGA